A segment of the uncultured Desulfobulbus sp. genome:
TTCCCAGGCGAGCTACCATGAACCATGGCGGATCATTCCGGGAGCACAGAGTGATGTCGACACTTCCCCGACGATGGTTGGTGACCTACGTCGTGCTGCTTGTGGCAGTGCTTATCGGGGGCGGCATATTTCTCGATCATGAACGTGAGCAGATCCGCGATCAAACTATCAATCAGCTGGAAAGTATCGCCCAGCTGAAAATTCATCAGATCCAGCAGTGGCGGGCGGAACGACTGGGAGATGCCCAGGTTATTGTGGACATGCCCTTTGCCGCCGACCTTATCGCCCAGTGGCTGGTGCGGCCTTCAGCGGAAGAGACCGCCCAAATTCTCGGCTGGTTTCGATCCCTGCAGAAAAATTTCCAGTACTCCGATGTGCTCCTGCTCGATCTTCAGGGCAAGGTGCGCCTGCATCTTGCCGACGGCAAGGGCTCCATCAATCCAGATATTCTTGCAAAGGTGGAGCAGGCGGTAGCCGGCCATGGGGCCCTGATCTCCGATCTCCATGAGACAGCCCTGCAGCCGCCGCACCAGGAGGTGATCAGTCCGCTTTTTCAGATTCACCAATCCACCGTCGAGCATGTTGCCACCATCCTGCTGCGCATCGACGCCAGCGCCTTTCTTTACCCCATGTTGCAGAGCTGGCCGGTTGCAAGTGGCAGTGCGGAAACCCTGCTGGTGCGCCGCGATGGGGATCAGGTCCTTTTTCTCAACGAGTTGCGTCACCAGCGGGACACCGCCCTGCAACTGCGCATTCCTCTGCAGCTGGCCAACCTGCCGGCGGCCATGGCCATTCGCGGGCATCACGGTGTGGTGGACGGGCTGGATTACCGCCAGGTGCCGGTGCTTGCCGTCGGCTATCCGGTCCAGGGAAGCAACTGGTTCATGATTTCCAAGATCGATGCCTCCGAGGCATTGGCTGAATGGCATCTGCACGCGATCTACATTACCAGCCTGATCATCGGTGCCGTCCTGGTGCTCAGTATCGGGCTGGCTGTGGTCTGGCAGCATGCCCGCAAAGAGCAGTATAAACTGGCGCTGGAGGGAGAGGTCGAACGTCGCAGGGCTGAGGCCCGTTATCGAACCATTTTGCTCAGTGTAGGCGATGGGGTTATTGTCTGCGACGGCAAGGGGCGGGTCCAGTTGATCAATCCTGTGGCCGAGGTGCTCACCGGCTGGGTGAGGGATGATGCTGTTGGCAGGGCGATCGAGGACGTCTTTCATATCGTTAACGAAACAACCCGGGAACCGGTGGAAAATCCGGTGTATCGGGTGTTGCGCGAAGGGACGGTGGTCGGCCTGGCAGATCATACCACTCTGCGTACACCCCATGGGCTGGAATATCCCATTGCCGATTCGGGAGCGCCCATTTTTGACGCGCAGGGGCAGATCACCGGGGTGGTGTTGGTCTTTCGCGACCAAAGCGAGGAACGCTTGTCTGAGGTACGTCTTCTTCGCACGACCCATTTGCTCGAGCGGGCTGAGGAGATGGCCGATATGGGATGCTGGGAGTTTGATTTCAACAGCAAGACCGTGTGGGCCTCACCTTCGGCACAGCGGATTTACGGTGTCAACAGCCAAACCTGGACCATTGAGGCCGTTCAGGGGATTCCTCTGCCCGAATATCGCACTGGCTTGAATCTGGCGCTGAAAGCCCTGGTGCAGGACAACCAGCCCTATGATGTGGAGTTTCGTATTCAGCGACCCAGTGATGGACAACTGATCGATATTCGCTCCATGGCCGAATACAATCCCGAGGCCAATAAGGTCTTCGGCGTCATTCAGGATGTCAGCCAGCGGAAACGGAGCGAGGCCGAGATTCGTGAATCCGAATCCCGTTATCGCAGCCTGTTTCACAACAACCACGCGGTCATGCTGCTGATCAATCCGAACAGCGGCGAGATCATCGATGCCAATCCTGCGGCCGTTGCCTTTTACGGCTGGGAGCGCGAAGAACTGTTGGCCAAAAAAATCGATGAGATCAATACGCTTCCCCTCCAGGAAGTACAGTCCGCAATGGACGACTCCCAGAGGGAACAGCGGCACACCTTTCAATTCCGTCATCGGCTGGCCGACGGGTCGCTCCGCGATGTGGAGGTCATTTCCGGCCCGATTCTCATTGGCGGTGAGAAACGGCTGTACTCCATCGTTCAGGATGTCAGCCTGCGGCGTCAGGCCGAAGAGCAGCGGGAACGGCTTCAGGAGCAGCTCTTACAGGCACAGAAGCTGGAGTCGGTTGGTCGTCTGGCCGGCGGCGTGGCCCATGACCTCAACAACCTGCTCAGTCCCATCCTCGGCTACAGCGAGGTCCTACAGGCGGATCTCGAAGCGGGCAGTGTCCATCACGGCTATGTCGAGACGATCAACCATGCCGCCCTTCGCGCCCGCGATCTGGTGCGGCAGCTCCTCGCCTTCGGTCGCAAGCAGACCCTGGTCATGGAGATAACCGACCTCAATCAGGTTGTCCGTGCCTTTGTCCCCCTGCTGCGCAGAACCATTCGCGAGGACATTCACATAGACCTGGCCCTGTCTCCTGCCCTGGATCCGGTCCGGGTGGATGTGGGCCAGATCGAGCAGGTGGTGATGAACTTGGTGGTCAATGCCCAGGATGCCATGCCCGAGGGAGGGGCGATCATCCTGGAAACCCAGGGCGTTGTCCTGGATAGGGCGTACGCCGACAGTCACAGTGATGTCCAGCCCGGTCCCCACGTCCAGTTGACGGTCAGCGATACCGGCTGCGGTATGAGCGAGGAGGTGCGCACGCAGATTTTCAACCCCTTCTATACCACCAAGAAAGAAGGCGAGGGAACCGGCCTCGGCCTGGCCACCACCTATGGCATTGTCAAGCAACACGGTGGGCATATCTGGGTCTACAGTGAAGTGGGGCAGGGGACGACGTTTAAAATTTACCTGCCGGCGGTGGATATCCCCGGTCAGTGCCAACTGCCCCAATCGGATCCGTCGACCGATGAGGAGAATCTGTGCAGCGGCATCCTGATGG
Coding sequences within it:
- a CDS encoding PAS domain S-box protein, which translates into the protein MSTLPRRWLVTYVVLLVAVLIGGGIFLDHEREQIRDQTINQLESIAQLKIHQIQQWRAERLGDAQVIVDMPFAADLIAQWLVRPSAEETAQILGWFRSLQKNFQYSDVLLLDLQGKVRLHLADGKGSINPDILAKVEQAVAGHGALISDLHETALQPPHQEVISPLFQIHQSTVEHVATILLRIDASAFLYPMLQSWPVASGSAETLLVRRDGDQVLFLNELRHQRDTALQLRIPLQLANLPAAMAIRGHHGVVDGLDYRQVPVLAVGYPVQGSNWFMISKIDASEALAEWHLHAIYITSLIIGAVLVLSIGLAVVWQHARKEQYKLALEGEVERRRAEARYRTILLSVGDGVIVCDGKGRVQLINPVAEVLTGWVRDDAVGRAIEDVFHIVNETTREPVENPVYRVLREGTVVGLADHTTLRTPHGLEYPIADSGAPIFDAQGQITGVVLVFRDQSEERLSEVRLLRTTHLLERAEEMADMGCWEFDFNSKTVWASPSAQRIYGVNSQTWTIEAVQGIPLPEYRTGLNLALKALVQDNQPYDVEFRIQRPSDGQLIDIRSMAEYNPEANKVFGVIQDVSQRKRSEAEIRESESRYRSLFHNNHAVMLLINPNSGEIIDANPAAVAFYGWEREELLAKKIDEINTLPLQEVQSAMDDSQREQRHTFQFRHRLADGSLRDVEVISGPILIGGEKRLYSIVQDVSLRRQAEEQRERLQEQLLQAQKLESVGRLAGGVAHDLNNLLSPILGYSEVLQADLEAGSVHHGYVETINHAALRARDLVRQLLAFGRKQTLVMEITDLNQVVRAFVPLLRRTIREDIHIDLALSPALDPVRVDVGQIEQVVMNLVVNAQDAMPEGGAIILETQGVVLDRAYADSHSDVQPGPHVQLTVSDTGCGMSEEVRTQIFNPFYTTKKEGEGTGLGLATTYGIVKQHGGHIWVYSEVGQGTTFKIYLPAVDIPGQCQLPQSDPSTDEENLCSGILMVVEDNVMVRELTVDVLSRVGYTVFSAGSGGECLHRLHTDIPNLDLLLTDVVMPNMNGKALYKEAAKLIPGLKVLYMSGYTENVIASRGVLDANIQFIAKPFTPKGLVAKVREVLGAA